A stretch of Arctopsyche grandis isolate Sample6627 chromosome 9, ASM5162203v2, whole genome shotgun sequence DNA encodes these proteins:
- the LOC143916664 gene encoding DNA repair protein RAD51 homolog 3-like, which yields MSQSLDRALGNGIPLGRIVELCGLPGSGRTELCIQLCVCVQIPSELGGLEAEAVYIDTSSNFRTSRLLEIAEGCRNYVFENIDSLHESSWNTKVLKGIHYMETFGVSEFCASIILLEELLQTNDKIKLIVIDNIAFPFKADCLETDRTGILCRTITTLRKIAIQKNIAVILTNEMTTRIGIGVVGALGGVWAHCSGIRLFMAPPHVAVTHNTGKPDSVAEIKITKDGIRDCG from the exons ATGAGTCAATCTCTAGATAGAGCACTTGGCAACGGTATTCCTTTGGGTCGAATTGTGGAGTTATGTGGATTGCCAGGGAGTGGAAGAACCGAATTATG TATCCAGCTTTGCGTATGCGTGCAAATTCCATCAGAACTCGGCGGACTCGAAGCTGAAGcagtatacatagatacatcctCCAATTTTAGAACATCCCGACTTCTAG AGATTGCAGAAGGTTGCAGAAACTACGTCTTTGAAAATATCGATAGTTTGCATGAAAGTTCATGGAATACAAAAGTATTAAAGGGTATTCATTATATGGAAACTTTCGGCGTATCTGAATTTTGCGCTTCGATCATATTACTAGAAGAGTTGCTACAGACTAATGATAAA ATCAAACTGATTGTGATTGATAATATTGCTTTCCCGTTCAAAGCTGACTGTTTGGAAACGGATCGTACTGGTATATTGTGTCGTACCATAACTACGTTGAGAAAAATAGCTATACAGAAGAATATTGCA GTCATTTTAACTAATGAAATGACTACTAGAATAGGAATCGGTGTCGTGGGAGCACTGGGCGGTGTGTGGGCTCACTGTTCTGGTATTCGACTCTTCATGGCACCTCCGCACGTAGCTGTCACGCATAATACTGGAAAGCCAGATTCTGTCGCCGAGATTAAA